A part of Candidatus Binatia bacterium genomic DNA contains:
- a CDS encoding AMP-binding protein has protein sequence MSSVVGVIHELCARHAPRTALVDLAWDDTGGQWQRGASITYGALHENTLRLADALAQRSVGAGRRVAVLLDNSVELVVSEWACLVSGLVWVALNVRSSAAEHAAILRDCSPSVVIVAPRYRDRIDPGALPAACVVVETGGAGDWQTLLASGRPQLPPHEPAEDDPVRLRYTSGTAGLPKGAVLPRRCYDASVEVVGDVIGPLRPDDVLAQVAPMTHAAGAMWLPHAVAGATALLADRFDANALAGLVRRERVTSMFLVPTMLVRFLEAIGASPPPQTLRSIVYGGAAMPVDRLERGLELLGPVFVQIYGLTESNWPVTALRREEHLAGPDPAARRRRLASCGRATAVGEVRIVGDDGTGALPGCPGEMLVRGRNTMLGYWGRQRGDAKGLDADGWMHTGDVAVRDDEGFVTIVDRLHDMIVSGGFNVYPREVEDALSSHPSVLEAAVVGRPDPEWGETVHAVVVLRDGAKPDEAALARHVASRTAPFKKPRSFEFVSELPKNAAGKVLRRALKTTAPPAV, from the coding sequence GTGTCGTCCGTCGTCGGCGTCATCCACGAGCTTTGCGCGCGCCATGCACCGCGCACGGCGCTGGTCGATCTGGCATGGGACGACACCGGCGGGCAGTGGCAGCGCGGCGCATCGATCACCTATGGTGCGCTTCACGAGAATACACTGAGGCTGGCGGATGCGCTGGCGCAGCGATCGGTCGGCGCCGGCCGGCGCGTTGCGGTACTGCTCGACAACAGCGTCGAGCTCGTCGTCAGCGAGTGGGCTTGCCTGGTATCGGGCCTGGTCTGGGTAGCGCTGAACGTCCGCTCGTCGGCCGCCGAGCATGCGGCCATTTTGCGCGACTGCTCTCCGTCGGTCGTCATCGTCGCGCCGCGCTACCGCGATCGCATCGATCCCGGCGCGCTGCCCGCGGCATGCGTGGTCGTTGAAACCGGCGGCGCCGGCGACTGGCAGACGCTGCTCGCTTCGGGCCGGCCTCAGCTTCCGCCTCACGAGCCCGCCGAAGACGACCCGGTTCGCCTCCGCTACACGTCCGGCACCGCAGGGCTTCCGAAAGGCGCGGTGCTGCCGCGGCGCTGCTACGACGCGTCGGTCGAAGTGGTCGGCGACGTGATCGGCCCGCTTCGCCCCGACGACGTGTTGGCGCAGGTTGCGCCGATGACGCACGCGGCCGGCGCGATGTGGCTGCCGCACGCAGTGGCAGGCGCCACGGCGCTGCTGGCCGATCGCTTCGACGCGAACGCGCTCGCGGGCCTGGTGCGCCGCGAGCGGGTGACGTCGATGTTCCTCGTTCCGACGATGCTGGTTCGCTTCCTCGAGGCGATCGGTGCGTCACCGCCGCCGCAGACTCTTCGCAGCATCGTCTACGGAGGCGCCGCGATGCCGGTGGATCGCCTGGAGCGCGGGCTCGAGCTGCTCGGCCCCGTATTCGTGCAGATCTACGGGCTCACCGAATCGAACTGGCCGGTGACGGCGCTGCGGCGCGAAGAGCATCTGGCCGGTCCAGATCCCGCGGCGCGGCGGCGGCGCCTCGCCAGCTGCGGCCGCGCCACCGCAGTCGGCGAGGTGCGCATCGTCGGCGACGACGGCACAGGCGCGCTGCCGGGCTGCCCCGGCGAAATGCTCGTGCGCGGCCGCAACACGATGCTCGGCTACTGGGGCAGGCAGCGAGGCGACGCCAAGGGCCTGGACGCCGACGGCTGGATGCACACCGGCGACGTCGCGGTGCGCGACGACGAAGGGTTCGTGACCATCGTCGACCGCCTGCACGACATGATCGTCAGCGGAGGATTCAACGTCTATCCGCGCGAGGTCGAAGACGCGTTGTCGAGCCATCCGTCGGTGCTCGAGGCGGCGGTGGTGGGGCGGCCCGATCCGGAATGGGGAGAGACAGTGCACGCGGTCGTCGTGCTCCGCGACGGCGCGAAACCCGACGAAGCTGCGCTCGCAAGGCACGTGGCCTCCAGGACGGCGCCGTTCAAGAAGCCGCGCAGCTTCGAGTTCGTCTCCGAGCTGCCGAAGAACGCCGCGGGAAAAGTGCTGAGGCGGGCCCTCAAAACGACGGCGCCCCCGGCCGTCTGA